The following proteins are co-located in the Spirosoma montaniterrae genome:
- the purS gene encoding phosphoribosylformylglycinamidine synthase subunit PurS has translation MKYIAEIDIMTRPEILDPQGKAVKLGLHNLHMDSIDNVRIGKHIRLEVDADTETQARETVDAACRQLLANLIMEEYTFALQAA, from the coding sequence ATGAAATACATCGCTGAAATCGACATTATGACCCGCCCGGAAATTCTGGACCCACAAGGCAAAGCGGTAAAATTGGGCTTACACAACCTGCACATGGACAGCATCGACAACGTGCGCATTGGCAAACATATCCGGCTCGAAGTAGATGCCGACACCGAAACGCAGGCCCGCGAAACCGTTGATGCAGCCTGCCGTCAATTGCTGGCAAACCTCATTATGGAAGAATACACGTTTGCCTTGCAGGCGGCTTAA
- a CDS encoding transmembrane 220 family protein encodes MRKTLSIVFGLLFVLFAAFQYNDPDPEIWVPIYGAAAVACFMAWAGVGRWWFFAGMAGLYFVATWYQWPSRFEGFLFNELGMRSLNIELAREAGGLGICAAVMVLFAVLTRNSVRL; translated from the coding sequence ATGCGTAAGACTCTTTCTATCGTTTTCGGGCTGCTTTTTGTGTTGTTTGCGGCTTTTCAATACAACGATCCCGACCCGGAAATTTGGGTGCCAATTTACGGCGCAGCGGCTGTAGCCTGTTTTATGGCCTGGGCGGGCGTGGGGCGTTGGTGGTTTTTTGCTGGTATGGCCGGGCTGTATTTTGTGGCAACCTGGTATCAGTGGCCGTCTCGGTTCGAAGGGTTTTTATTCAATGAACTGGGAATGCGTAGCCTGAATATCGAACTGGCTCGTGAGGCCGGCGGACTGGGTATCTGCGCGGCTGTCATGGTTTTGTTTGCGGTATTGACCCGCAATTCCGTTCGCTTATGA
- a CDS encoding CoA-binding protein — MSTTTHKTLVIGASERPDRYANQAAQRLLRHGHSIELIGLREGTIYGKPIQTGLPHLTDIDTITMYVSARNQPGYYEYIKQLKPRRVIFNPGAENPPFAEELRQANIEPVEACTLVMLSVGTY; from the coding sequence ATGAGTACAACCACACATAAGACGCTGGTGATTGGTGCTTCTGAGCGACCCGACCGATACGCCAATCAGGCCGCGCAACGCCTGCTGCGACATGGGCATTCAATTGAACTAATTGGGTTGCGCGAAGGAACAATCTACGGAAAACCCATTCAAACGGGGCTACCGCACTTAACAGATATAGATACGATAACGATGTACGTCAGTGCCCGCAATCAGCCCGGCTATTACGAGTACATCAAACAGCTAAAGCCACGCCGGGTTATCTTCAACCCCGGTGCTGAAAATCCGCCCTTCGCTGAAGAACTCCGACAGGCTAACATCGAGCCTGTCGAAGCCTGTACACTGGTGATGCTATCAGTAGGAACGTATTAG
- a CDS encoding HesB/IscA family protein: MIDKPIVVRPEARQQIIDTLHANKIPGEYGLRVGIRGGGCGASWLLGFDLPGPTDELYNVDDVRVIIDRKHLLYVLGVEIGYEPGGFTVEKSAGEGA; this comes from the coding sequence ATGATTGATAAACCGATTGTAGTTCGGCCCGAGGCCCGTCAGCAAATTATCGATACGTTGCACGCCAACAAAATTCCCGGCGAATACGGCCTGCGGGTAGGTATACGCGGTGGCGGCTGTGGCGCATCGTGGCTGCTGGGCTTCGACCTGCCCGGTCCCACCGACGAACTATATAACGTTGATGATGTGCGTGTCATTATCGACCGAAAACATTTACTCTACGTATTGGGGGTCGAAATCGGCTACGAACCGGGCGGGTTCACGGTTGAAAAGAGTGCAGGGGAGGGGGCATAG
- a CDS encoding tetratricopeptide repeat protein: MTRSSIIFCFWSLIFFGCNSANEALEQGRAHLRDGKFREAVQVLNKAIEADADNAEAFNSRGVAYFELKEYANATLDYDQAIKLQPDFYRPYYNRGLLKLAQNDLTGALKDYSDAIRLAPDTSQRIRAEILLNRGQLFATQGQVQPAMTDFSEAIKLAPDNALALYNRGNLRYQEKDLTGATADFQQAVRADPKFGKAFYGLGLAQVLQNQREAGCVSLKQAQALGYADAANAVTGYCQ, from the coding sequence ATGACTCGCTCATCAATCATTTTTTGTTTCTGGTCTCTGATTTTTTTTGGATGTAACTCGGCCAACGAGGCTCTTGAACAAGGCCGGGCGCATTTGCGCGACGGGAAATTTCGGGAAGCTGTTCAGGTGTTGAACAAAGCCATCGAAGCCGATGCCGACAATGCCGAAGCGTTCAACTCGCGCGGGGTAGCTTATTTTGAACTAAAAGAATACGCCAACGCCACACTCGATTACGATCAGGCTATCAAATTGCAACCCGATTTTTACCGACCCTACTACAATCGGGGCTTGCTGAAACTGGCCCAAAACGACCTGACGGGTGCGCTGAAAGATTACTCCGACGCCATTCGGCTGGCTCCCGATACGAGCCAACGCATCCGGGCCGAAATTCTGCTTAACCGGGGTCAATTGTTTGCTACACAGGGTCAGGTACAACCGGCTATGACCGACTTTTCGGAGGCTATCAAACTTGCCCCCGACAATGCGTTGGCTTTATATAACCGGGGTAATCTGCGTTATCAGGAAAAAGACCTGACCGGAGCAACGGCTGATTTTCAGCAGGCCGTGCGGGCTGACCCAAAATTTGGCAAAGCATTCTACGGGCTTGGTCTGGCTCAGGTTCTGCAAAATCAACGCGAGGCCGGTTGTGTGAGTCTCAAACAGGCACAGGCTTTGGGGTATGCCGATGCCGCCAACGCCGTAACGGGCTACTGTCAGTAA
- the pssA gene encoding CDP-diacylglycerol--serine O-phosphatidyltransferase: protein MKHLPNAMTCGNLLCGCIGLVMALRGHLEIAAWLIGVAALLDFGDGFVARLVGVSGPFGKELDSLADVVTFGVLPATIVFQLCWFQDLGNISYLAFLIAILSALRLAKFNIDTRQSDQFIGVPTPANAMLIAAFPLMGRYQPQFDAFWQNDIGLGMLIAFSFMLVAEVPLFALKFKSFGWAENRMKYSFLLASILLLLFLQFAGIPLIILLYIVLSLINK from the coding sequence ATGAAACACCTTCCTAATGCTATGACCTGCGGCAATTTGCTGTGCGGGTGCATTGGCCTCGTAATGGCTCTGCGTGGGCATTTGGAGATAGCTGCCTGGCTCATCGGTGTAGCGGCCCTGCTCGATTTTGGCGATGGGTTCGTGGCACGGTTAGTGGGCGTTTCGGGACCGTTCGGCAAAGAACTCGACTCCTTGGCCGACGTGGTTACGTTTGGCGTATTGCCCGCTACTATCGTGTTTCAACTATGCTGGTTTCAGGATTTGGGTAACATTTCGTATCTGGCTTTCCTGATCGCTATTTTATCGGCACTCCGGCTGGCTAAATTCAACATCGACACACGGCAATCCGATCAGTTTATCGGTGTACCAACGCCCGCCAACGCCATGCTGATTGCGGCTTTCCCGCTAATGGGTCGGTATCAGCCGCAATTTGATGCGTTCTGGCAAAATGATATCGGACTGGGTATGCTCATTGCCTTTTCGTTCATGCTCGTAGCCGAGGTGCCGCTCTTCGCACTCAAATTCAAGTCGTTTGGCTGGGCCGAAAACCGGATGAAATACAGTTTTTTGCTGGCTTCCATTCTGCTCCTGTTATTTTTGCAGTTCGCAGGCATTCCGCTCATTATCCTGCTGTACATCGTTCTTTCACTAATAAATAAATGA
- a CDS encoding sensor histidine kinase, with product MKRIEHHLFLVLALLAVGLSVLCYFFFEKDLPGATDEQYLSAVQERVKEETQVSANELNTIAGLVQQKKKPTFSELTVATRYPYFIFQNGQLLYWSDHRFIPDYEQIKAVVQPQLVDFNESRYLVSHRQLKRQTTDVDIFSLIPIYKYYHSSNAYLQSGYNSGIFSIDPQAVSTTRQKAFQAIYDHSSVFLFSVVPPKVDIYRNQSTPANTVILATLAVMFLGLYVLRVLTRLKRRRQYERGFIWLSAYLVLLRALMLYFGVPFLFVESDLFNPRFYAASVLVPSLGDLLLNALVVLVLALYWVNHYYRSGAYRLLLNIPKWAQTLLSLVCVASSYGVFALCYRELNNIYEKSQFTLDITLSIQFSALKLVCLLVFIVISCIYFLSLHLLVSLFIRYNRRVHLGRGLFLVVLGTMLTGVFCWLAGWPVSWILLLNGVYFMLTYASQLPRTLYTFRYRTSIYLFLAAFVCAAMTAYVVYNQEIRKQLVQEREFARQLLAENDEFGEFLMGKAQESIARDLEISRALRVDSVLVRERIQQRVKSLHLDKYFDKYDIEVFSFQANGKPLDISPAAPSLAVLSDRYRQKNYLTKNPNIYFVNEVGNQFIKQYLCFIEIRQTDGSATSLGSSAGTTLGHIVLDMRLRNERPKNVYPELLVDAKFSQQPNAPEYSYGVFSGKRLGGIQLKSEPPYGLIYSAGSYNYERKMTPQLLETVIMHTEGVSANGYQHVAQRGHDGRVVVVSAAEYPFRNAFSNFSFLYLLLVLTVILVIIGYAANYRLTQFSINYSTRIQILLNVAFFLPLLLVILIILGVISANYIANQENSYINNTRNIAANFLTYLSEHMAQKRSKASMEEELGKIARDADIDINLFDTQGQLYTSTRPLIYESGYLSKRINPEAYVHVIEDKENQVLLNESLGTKQYRTAYAGIKSYDGKLLGILSIPYFYARPDLDRQLIEVIASALSIFTALFLFFLVLSYFASNILTKPLRMLTQKIRKTNLDRPNDPLLWRSDDEIGLLIREYNRMLVKLEESKQELAQNEKQSAWREMAKQVAHEIKNPLTPMKLTLQHLQRTLPGSNSGETGANDAVTRRVQRTFDSLLEQIDNLSDIATSFSDFAKMPLPKNEVFEVTGVLNKAADLYADDHRIVLRRQISPGPVMVIGDRQLIGRILTNLIINAIQSVPPDRRPTIDLRLYTKDDEAQIEVHDNGAGIPEAIHTKVFLPNFSTKRGGSGLGLAIAKRGIEHAGGTIWFETTEGVGTSFFVSLPLSTVGDATKLPSQTITR from the coding sequence GTGAAGCGTATCGAACATCACCTGTTTTTAGTTCTGGCTCTGCTGGCGGTTGGGTTGTCGGTACTCTGTTATTTTTTCTTTGAAAAAGATCTCCCCGGAGCAACCGACGAACAATACCTCAGTGCTGTTCAGGAACGTGTAAAAGAAGAAACCCAGGTCAGTGCCAACGAATTGAACACGATTGCGGGCCTGGTTCAACAAAAGAAAAAGCCAACGTTTTCTGAGTTGACCGTGGCAACGCGCTACCCGTATTTTATATTCCAGAATGGGCAGTTACTATACTGGTCCGATCATCGATTTATTCCTGACTATGAGCAGATAAAGGCCGTAGTTCAGCCCCAATTAGTCGATTTCAATGAAAGCCGTTATTTAGTAAGTCATCGACAACTAAAGCGTCAGACAACGGATGTCGATATATTTTCGCTGATTCCGATTTACAAATATTACCACAGCAGTAACGCATACTTACAATCGGGCTATAATTCTGGTATTTTCTCTATTGATCCACAGGCTGTCAGCACTACCCGGCAAAAAGCGTTTCAGGCTATCTACGACCACTCATCCGTCTTTCTGTTCTCGGTTGTACCGCCCAAAGTCGATATTTACCGAAATCAGTCAACCCCGGCCAATACGGTAATTCTGGCTACGTTAGCCGTGATGTTTCTTGGCTTGTACGTACTACGCGTACTAACGCGCCTGAAACGACGTCGGCAGTATGAGCGCGGCTTTATCTGGTTGTCGGCTTACCTGGTTTTGTTGCGGGCGTTGATGCTCTATTTCGGTGTTCCGTTTCTGTTTGTCGAATCGGATTTGTTCAATCCGCGTTTTTATGCCGCTTCGGTGCTGGTTCCTTCCTTAGGCGACTTGCTCCTGAACGCGCTGGTGGTACTGGTGCTGGCGTTATACTGGGTTAATCATTACTATCGCTCCGGGGCTTATCGATTGTTGCTCAACATCCCCAAGTGGGCGCAAACCTTGCTTTCGTTGGTATGCGTTGCGTCAAGCTATGGCGTATTCGCGCTGTGCTACAGGGAGTTAAACAACATTTACGAAAAGTCGCAGTTTACACTCGACATCACTTTGAGCATTCAGTTTTCGGCCCTGAAACTGGTGTGTCTGCTGGTGTTCATTGTAATTTCCTGCATTTATTTTCTGTCGCTTCATTTGCTCGTCAGCCTGTTTATTCGGTACAACCGACGGGTGCATCTTGGGCGTGGGTTATTTCTGGTAGTGCTCGGAACCATGCTGACAGGCGTATTCTGCTGGCTGGCGGGCTGGCCGGTTAGCTGGATTTTGCTGCTGAATGGCGTTTATTTTATGCTGACATACGCCAGTCAGCTACCTCGAACGCTGTACACATTCCGCTATCGCACGTCCATATATTTGTTTCTGGCCGCTTTTGTTTGTGCTGCCATGACTGCTTACGTGGTTTATAATCAGGAGATTAGAAAACAGTTGGTGCAGGAACGCGAATTTGCCCGGCAACTGCTCGCCGAAAACGACGAGTTCGGCGAATTTCTGATGGGTAAAGCGCAGGAGTCTATTGCCCGCGACCTTGAAATCAGCCGTGCGTTACGCGTCGATTCGGTGCTGGTGCGCGAACGGATTCAGCAACGGGTGAAGAGCCTGCACTTAGATAAGTACTTTGATAAGTATGATATTGAGGTCTTTTCGTTCCAGGCCAATGGTAAGCCGCTCGATATTAGTCCAGCCGCTCCGTCGCTGGCGGTCCTGTCGGACCGATACCGGCAAAAAAACTACCTGACCAAGAACCCCAATATTTACTTTGTAAACGAAGTCGGCAATCAGTTTATAAAACAATACCTCTGCTTCATCGAAATTCGGCAAACAGATGGCTCGGCCACCTCGTTGGGGAGTTCGGCTGGTACTACGCTGGGCCATATTGTGCTGGATATGCGGCTCCGTAACGAGCGGCCCAAAAATGTTTATCCCGAACTGCTGGTCGATGCCAAATTCAGTCAGCAACCCAACGCCCCCGAATACAGCTACGGTGTTTTCAGTGGTAAACGGCTCGGTGGTATTCAGCTAAAATCGGAGCCACCTTACGGACTCATTTACAGTGCAGGCAGCTACAATTACGAACGTAAAATGACCCCGCAACTGCTCGAAACAGTGATTATGCATACAGAAGGGGTTTCGGCGAACGGCTACCAGCACGTAGCCCAGCGAGGGCATGATGGCCGGGTGGTAGTGGTGTCGGCAGCCGAGTATCCATTCAGGAATGCGTTCTCGAATTTCTCGTTCCTGTATCTGTTGCTGGTGCTAACCGTAATTCTGGTTATTATCGGTTATGCAGCTAACTACCGGCTTACCCAATTCAGTATCAACTATTCGACACGGATTCAGATACTGTTGAATGTGGCTTTTTTTCTGCCTCTACTGCTGGTTATTCTCATTATTCTGGGGGTTATCAGTGCCAACTACATTGCGAATCAGGAAAATAGCTACATCAACAACACCCGAAACATTGCCGCTAATTTTCTGACATACCTCAGCGAACACATGGCGCAGAAGCGCAGCAAAGCGTCGATGGAAGAAGAGTTGGGTAAGATAGCCCGCGATGCCGATATCGACATCAATTTATTCGATACGCAGGGCCAGCTCTACACGTCGACCCGGCCCCTGATCTACGAGAGTGGCTATCTGTCGAAGCGCATCAACCCTGAAGCCTACGTTCATGTCATCGAAGACAAAGAAAATCAGGTGCTGCTGAATGAATCGCTCGGTACAAAGCAGTACCGCACGGCTTACGCTGGCATCAAGTCATACGATGGTAAACTGCTCGGTATTTTGAGCATACCGTATTTCTATGCCCGCCCAGATTTAGACCGGCAATTGATCGAAGTAATTGCCTCGGCACTGAGCATTTTTACCGCACTGTTCCTATTCTTTTTGGTGCTGTCGTACTTTGCCTCGAACATTTTGACCAAGCCGCTACGAATGCTGACGCAGAAAATCCGCAAAACTAACCTCGACCGACCAAATGATCCGCTACTGTGGCGATCTGACGATGAAATTGGTCTGCTGATACGCGAATACAACCGGATGCTGGTGAAATTGGAGGAAAGCAAGCAGGAACTGGCGCAGAATGAAAAACAATCGGCCTGGCGCGAAATGGCGAAGCAGGTGGCTCACGAAATCAAGAACCCGTTAACACCTATGAAGTTGACGTTGCAGCACCTGCAACGGACCTTGCCGGGTAGTAATTCGGGCGAGACCGGTGCCAACGATGCCGTAACGCGCCGGGTACAGCGCACATTTGATTCACTGCTCGAACAAATCGATAACCTGAGCGACATTGCCACATCGTTCTCCGATTTCGCTAAAATGCCGTTGCCAAAAAACGAAGTGTTTGAAGTGACGGGCGTTCTGAACAAAGCTGCCGACCTATATGCCGACGATCACCGAATTGTGCTCAGAAGGCAGATTAGCCCCGGCCCTGTTATGGTCATCGGCGACCGACAGCTCATTGGCCGAATACTTACGAATCTGATAATCAACGCTATTCAATCTGTCCCGCCCGACCGTCGGCCTACTATCGACCTGCGGCTCTATACGAAAGATGACGAAGCTCAGATAGAAGTACACGACAATGGTGCGGGTATTCCCGAAGCTATTCATACGAAAGTATTTCTGCCCAATTTCAGCACCAAACGGGGCGGTTCTGGTTTAGGATTAGCTATTGCCAAGCGAGGTATCGAACATGCGGGCGGAACAATCTGGTTTGAAACCACCGAAGGCGTTGGCACCTCGTTTTTTGTGTCGCTGCCGTTATCAACAGTCGGTGATGCCACGAAACTACCAAGCCAGACCATAACACGGTAG
- a CDS encoding 3-oxoacyl-ACP synthase III family protein — protein sequence MTTVYSKISGLGFYVPENVVTNDDLTQYMETSDAWIQERTGIRQRRYFTYGKDTNASMATAASRMAIDRAGLQSADIELIVYATITPDYYFPGSAFLMQRELGLDGIGVIDIRNQCSGFVYALSIADQFIKTGMYKRILVVGSEIQSTWINKSTAGRGVAVIFGDGAGAAVVEATTDPEHRILSTHLHADGRFAEDLYVKEPGSSRPNRAATKEMIDEGGFDVVMNGNAVFKHAVVRFAEVINESLTANGYQADDISLLVPHQANIRISNYVQQQMGLADDKIFNNIQQYGNTTAASIPIALTEAFEQGRVRSGDLICLAAFGSGFTWASALIKW from the coding sequence ATGACTACGGTTTATTCGAAGATCAGTGGGTTAGGTTTTTACGTCCCCGAAAATGTGGTGACAAACGATGACCTCACCCAGTACATGGAAACGTCGGACGCGTGGATTCAGGAGCGGACGGGCATTCGGCAACGGCGTTATTTCACCTACGGCAAAGATACCAACGCCAGCATGGCTACCGCAGCTTCGCGCATGGCTATTGACCGGGCCGGGTTGCAATCGGCTGATATTGAACTGATTGTTTACGCTACCATCACGCCCGATTATTACTTTCCGGGTTCGGCGTTTTTGATGCAGCGCGAACTCGGCCTCGACGGTATCGGCGTTATCGATATTCGCAATCAGTGTTCGGGCTTCGTGTACGCGCTTTCTATCGCCGATCAGTTCATTAAAACGGGCATGTATAAGCGTATTCTGGTGGTTGGGTCTGAAATTCAATCGACCTGGATCAACAAAAGCACCGCCGGGCGCGGAGTAGCCGTAATCTTTGGCGACGGCGCGGGCGCGGCTGTCGTTGAAGCTACCACCGACCCCGAACACCGCATTTTATCGACGCACCTCCACGCCGATGGTCGGTTTGCTGAAGATCTCTACGTAAAAGAGCCGGGCAGCAGCCGCCCCAACCGGGCCGCCACCAAAGAAATGATTGATGAAGGCGGCTTCGACGTGGTGATGAATGGCAATGCCGTGTTCAAACACGCGGTGGTGCGCTTCGCCGAAGTGATCAACGAAAGTCTTACTGCCAATGGCTATCAGGCCGATGATATTTCGCTGTTAGTGCCACATCAGGCTAACATTCGTATCTCCAATTATGTACAGCAGCAGATGGGACTGGCCGACGATAAGATATTCAACAATATTCAGCAGTACGGCAACACAACGGCGGCTTCTATTCCTATCGCCCTCACCGAAGCGTTTGAGCAGGGGCGCGTCCGGTCAGGCGATTTAATTTGTTTGGCCGCCTTCGGGAGCGGCTTCACCTGGGCTTCAGCGTTGATTAAATGGTGA
- a CDS encoding HNH endonuclease — translation MEEKKSQSYWNEKWVSIVFDGIENPPRYEVSNYGRLRSFQTTPTTQRRKLGTPVTPPTSTIIKGSVIQGYRSLNIRSEGKTLNRYVHKLVAEHFISRNQPDATFVIHLDHDKQNNYYQNLRWVTKEEMIEHNRNNPNLKNRPVLRQTRNYKLTESKVKIIKKLLRNDKNRLKMIAKQFGITHTQLNRIRSGENWKHVTLDDDTPVSPLMNSQNGSRTRF, via the coding sequence ATGGAAGAGAAGAAAAGCCAGAGTTACTGGAATGAGAAGTGGGTGTCCATTGTGTTTGATGGAATTGAAAACCCGCCCCGGTACGAAGTATCAAACTACGGGAGGCTACGTAGTTTTCAGACAACGCCAACTACCCAACGGCGAAAGTTGGGTACGCCCGTGACGCCACCAACCAGCACGATTATCAAAGGATCGGTTATCCAGGGATACCGGTCACTGAATATCCGTTCGGAGGGAAAAACCCTGAACCGATACGTTCATAAGCTTGTAGCCGAGCATTTTATTAGCCGAAACCAGCCCGATGCAACGTTTGTCATTCATCTCGACCATGATAAGCAGAATAACTATTACCAAAATCTGCGCTGGGTTACGAAAGAGGAGATGATCGAACACAATCGGAACAACCCAAACCTCAAGAACCGGCCCGTACTTCGGCAAACACGCAACTATAAGCTTACCGAAAGCAAGGTGAAGATTATTAAGAAGCTGCTTCGTAACGATAAAAACCGGCTTAAAATGATTGCCAAACAGTTTGGCATTACACATACACAGCTTAACCGCATACGGTCGGGCGAAAATTGGAAACACGTTACTCTGGATGACGATACCCCCGTTTCGCCCCTGATGAACAGCCAAAATGGCTCGCGGACACGTTTTTGA
- a CDS encoding hydroxymethylglutaryl-CoA lyase, with the protein MKLVECPRDAMQGLHDFVPTDLKIRYLNTLLRVGFDTLDFGSFVSPKAIPQLADTAEVLAGLDLSGTQTKLLAIVANRRGAEQAAGYQQIQYVGFPLSMSETFQQRNTNKTIEQAFVEVAEIQHLSVGAGQQLVVYLSMGFGNPYGDPYSPELVSAFTERLAQMGIGIVAPSDTVGTSTPETIETLFRHLLAEFPAIEFGAHLHARPGDCSAKVRAALRAGVDRIDGALRGFGGCPMATDDLTGNLPTEEIIQTLHQEGVRFTLDEQAFAEAMQLSAEVFF; encoded by the coding sequence ATGAAACTCGTTGAATGCCCCCGCGATGCCATGCAGGGGCTGCACGATTTTGTGCCAACCGATCTGAAAATCCGCTACCTGAACACGCTGTTGCGGGTTGGTTTCGACACGCTCGACTTTGGTAGTTTTGTTTCACCCAAAGCCATTCCGCAACTGGCCGATACTGCCGAGGTGCTTGCCGGACTCGATCTTTCGGGAACGCAGACGAAGTTACTGGCTATTGTAGCCAATCGGCGTGGGGCCGAGCAGGCGGCTGGCTATCAGCAGATTCAGTACGTTGGTTTTCCTCTGTCTATGTCAGAAACGTTTCAGCAGCGCAACACTAACAAAACCATCGAACAGGCGTTTGTCGAAGTGGCCGAGATTCAGCATCTATCCGTTGGCGCGGGGCAACAGTTGGTCGTTTACTTATCGATGGGTTTCGGAAACCCCTACGGCGATCCCTACAGTCCTGAATTAGTCAGCGCGTTTACGGAGCGGCTGGCGCAGATGGGTATCGGCATCGTAGCACCATCCGACACGGTGGGCACGTCGACGCCCGAAACCATCGAAACCCTGTTCCGGCATTTGCTGGCCGAGTTTCCAGCTATTGAATTTGGCGCACACCTGCACGCGCGGCCCGGCGATTGTTCTGCCAAAGTACGGGCGGCTCTGCGGGCGGGTGTTGATCGCATTGATGGAGCCCTGCGTGGCTTCGGTGGTTGCCCAATGGCTACCGACGACCTGACCGGCAATCTGCCTACCGAAGAGATCATCCAAACTCTTCATCAGGAAGGCGTTAGGTTTACGCTCGACGAGCAGGCATTTGCCGAAGCAATGCAACTATCGGCGGAGGTGTTTTTTTAG
- a CDS encoding galactokinase translates to MDLLNQLAASFQNAFNAEPTFVCSPGRVNLIGEHTDYNEGFVLPAAIDKAVYLAVGPRADNELHFIAHDLSKTYVGSLDTIQKTNTWADYLLGVIAQFQQANHPLRGINCVFGGTIPMGSGLSSSAALENGVGFALNELFDLGLDRISLLKLSQRAENEFVGAKVGIMDMFASMMGKAGHVIKLDCRSLDYAYAPLQMEGIRIVLCDSRVKHSLVTSEYNTRRAECEAGVRLLQTVYPNIRSLRDVTMTMLDTHLKEKEPHLYRRCAYVVQENQRLLDGVAALEAGDVATFGQLMYGSHEGLSRWYEVSCPELDILVGIARQQPGVLGARMMGGGFGGCTINLVEARALDAFANRITEEYKRQTGKDTYLHVCKIQDGTNVISL, encoded by the coding sequence ATGGACCTACTGAACCAACTGGCCGCGTCGTTTCAGAACGCGTTCAATGCTGAACCTACATTTGTTTGCTCTCCTGGCCGCGTTAACCTCATCGGCGAACACACCGACTATAACGAAGGCTTCGTATTGCCAGCCGCCATCGATAAAGCCGTTTATTTAGCCGTTGGCCCACGCGCCGATAATGAGCTGCATTTTATTGCCCACGACCTCAGTAAAACCTACGTCGGTTCGCTCGATACCATCCAGAAAACCAACACCTGGGCCGATTATCTGCTCGGCGTTATAGCACAGTTTCAGCAGGCCAATCACCCATTGCGGGGAATCAACTGCGTATTCGGTGGCACTATCCCGATGGGTTCGGGCTTATCATCATCGGCGGCCCTCGAAAATGGCGTTGGCTTTGCACTAAACGAGTTATTTGACCTCGGTCTTGATCGAATTTCGCTTCTCAAACTCTCGCAACGAGCTGAGAACGAATTTGTTGGCGCGAAAGTAGGCATCATGGACATGTTTGCCAGCATGATGGGAAAAGCCGGACACGTCATTAAACTCGATTGTCGGTCGCTCGATTACGCCTACGCCCCGCTGCAAATGGAAGGTATCCGCATCGTTCTCTGCGATTCGCGGGTAAAGCATTCGCTCGTGACGTCGGAATACAACACGCGCCGGGCCGAATGCGAAGCGGGCGTTCGACTCCTCCAGACGGTTTATCCCAACATCCGTAGTCTGCGTGATGTAACGATGACGATGCTGGATACGCATCTGAAAGAAAAAGAACCGCATCTATATCGCCGGTGCGCCTACGTAGTACAGGAAAATCAACGGCTGCTCGACGGTGTGGCGGCTCTGGAAGCTGGAGACGTAGCCACGTTCGGGCAGTTGATGTATGGGTCGCATGAGGGGCTAAGCCGCTGGTACGAAGTTAGTTGCCCTGAGTTAGACATATTAGTTGGCATTGCGCGGCAACAGCCGGGCGTGCTGGGTGCGCGAATGATGGGGGGCGGCTTCGGCGGCTGCACCATCAACTTAGTAGAAGCGCGTGCGTTGGATGCGTTCGCAAATCGGATTACCGAAGAATATAAACGCCAAACGGGGAAAGATACGTACCTTCACGTCTGCAAAATCCAGGACGGTACAAACGTTATTAGTCTATAA